A region of the Denitrificimonas caeni genome:
CTTTAAGGTGTGCCAAAGCGCAGCGTAAGCACGTCAGGCAATATCTACTTGCGTACGCACAGCGTGGGTGGGTATGAGCTAATGAGGTGAAAGCCCTCTGCAGCAAACTCGCCTTCTTAGCCGTTTATGATTGTTGTTAGATGTGTGCTGCAGCTGATTGCAAAGTTGTTTTAGGCTACCAAGCGTCAACTATCTTGGCTTTGTTCTTCTTCTTTTTCCTCCTCCTCCTCCTCCTCATCAGGAATGTACTGCAGTAATTCTCCTGGTTCACATTCAAAATACTTACACAGCGCATTAATAGTCTCTGTCGTACAGGCATAGCCAGGAGTGTTAGCTATGCGTGTCAAAGTCGCACGACTGATTCCAGTCTGCTTACTGACCTCTGCAAGAGTGATTTTTCTTTTCTCTTTAAATGATTTGTTATCCAGTTGCTGGACAAGAAGCACTCTGATCATGGGCTTATCTGTGATTGAAATGAGTCTGCATTGTAGCAAAGGCCTCATAAAAGATGCAAAAAGATCTTGACTTGCCTTTTTTGTGATGTATTCTAATCACAAATGACGCAAATCAATCGCAAAGGAGTATTTGTCATGACGACTTACTTGACTACAGAAGAGCTTTCGCAGCGTATTAAATACGATACTCGCACTATTCGGCAGTGTTTGATGAACGCTGTTTTATTTGAAGGCGTTCACTACATTCGCCCTTTTGGCGGTCGAAAAATCTTATTCATTTGGGAGCAGGTCGAGGAAACGATGCTGCATGGCGCTTCAGCTAACGATTTAATCAATATGATGGAGGGGTAAGCCATGGCTACTGTTAATAGCCGTGACGGCAAACTGTATATAGATTTTCGTTATCGTGGCATTCGTTGTCGTGAGCAAACGCGTGTTGCAGATACGCCTGCAAACCGGGCGCGACTCGAGCGGCTACTTCTCATGATTGATGGGCAGATTAAAAAGGGCACTTTTAATTATGCTCATCACTTTCCTTGCAGCCCGCGTGTTGCTCAATTTGAAAAATTAGCTGATGCCGAGCGTACTGCAGGGATAAGTGGCAGTACGAAATTATTCTCATCTTTTGCTGAGCGGTGGCTCTCTGAGAAAAAGGTGGAGTGGCGTGAGAGTCAGATTGAAACAGTTGAAGGCATTTTTAATGTGCACCTCTTGCCTAAATTTGGCGCATTACAGGTCTCTGAGATTAGTAAAAGTCAGATTTTAGGCTTCAGGAAAGGACTGCATGAGCCTGATATTTTAAAAGGCCGCAAACTGTCACCCTCTAGAATTAATCACATCATGACCTACTTGCGGATGGTATTGAATGATGCTGCAGAGCGCTTCAAATACGAGTCCCAGTGGAAGAATATCAAGGCTATTCCTATACCGCGCTCTGAGGTCAAACCGTTTAGTTTGACTGAGATTATGCGCATGCTTAAGGCTGTGCGAGAAGA
Encoded here:
- a CDS encoding helix-turn-helix domain-containing protein; translation: MIRVLLVQQLDNKSFKEKRKITLAEVSKQTGISRATLTRIANTPGYACTTETINALCKYFECEPGELLQYIPDEEEEEEEKEEEQSQDS
- a CDS encoding site-specific integrase; its protein translation is MATVNSRDGKLYIDFRYRGIRCREQTRVADTPANRARLERLLLMIDGQIKKGTFNYAHHFPCSPRVAQFEKLADAERTAGISGSTKLFSSFAERWLSEKKVEWRESQIETVEGIFNVHLLPKFGALQVSEISKSQILGFRKGLHEPDILKGRKLSPSRINHIMTYLRMVLNDAAERFKYESQWKNIKAIPIPRSEVKPFSLTEIMRMLKAVREDYKPYYTVRFFTGLRTGEIDGLPWKNVDFERRVIHVHQALVRGSIGPTKNSSSYRTLMMTDSVYEAMKEQWTLTGHRSEFVFCGRNGQPLDYRNVANRVWYPLLNYLSMERRNPYQTRHTAATLWLAAGEAPEWIARQLGHSNTGMLFKVYSRYIPNLRGRDGAAFERLLEAADE